DNA from Triticum aestivum cultivar Chinese Spring chromosome 7D, IWGSC CS RefSeq v2.1, whole genome shotgun sequence:
ggttttcattaatgaaaatcgaAAGGGGTGAAGCCCTTCTTTTATCAAAACAAAAACTAATGGATACGCATCAgtttcaaaaaacaaaacaaagaaactaATGGATACGCATCAGTGATAAGAAGCACCGATCGACACACGTATGCTCGGCTTTATCTCCAATATCGAAAGAAAGACCAGACTAATCTTGTTAGTGCACACATCCAGCCTAAAACGCGTCCAAATTCAGTTTACTGAAATGGTCAGACACGATGCATCCCTGCAGGTGTTCATTTACAAATTCACTGAATACAGCTGGATATACACCATATCAGTCCAGATAATCCCTATAAATGCACCATTATTAGTAACTGAAGCTGACAAAGAAATAATAATGAAAAATGGAAATGagaaaatgaaaatagaaaaacGTGCTCCTTATCAGTGGCTAGCACTTGCTCACTGTGCGCTTGACAAAGCATGTCGGGGACTTTCAAAGTACTCTCTCCATCCGGAAAtatttgtcggagaaatggatgtatctagtcgTATTTTAGTTCTAATACATTCATTTTTAtcaatttctccgacaagtatttcaggacggagggagtaggtcgtTTACGAGCGAACGCCGTCCTTGATGATCCTGTTCAGTTCCGGCGGCTGACTGCTTGGAGCACCATCAATAGTGATAGCGATGAATTGATGGAATAGAACACGGGTGCAtcatgttttatttatttatttgattgATTGAAGAGGAATATAGAAAGGCAATATTGTTACTCACTAATGATAATAGAAAGGAAGAAAGGCCTTCCAAATCCTCTGCATCCGAGGATACGCAGGGCCAACGGGAAGGGAAAGGGAAAGTTGATACGTTCACGCAATGGAAATGCACAGCCATATCTCGGGCTGCCAGCACTATTTTTGCAGGTGTTTACTCCTGGTTTAATGATCACCTATAATTAACTAATAGATACGCATCAGTTGTAAGAAACGCTGCTGGATACATGTAATCTTTGCTTATCTCCAAGACCAAAAAAAAAAGACAAATCTTATTTGTGCACACATCCAGCCTCAAGCTCGTTCAAATCCAGTTGACTGAAATGGTCAGGCACAATACATCCCAGCACGTGCTCATTTACAAATCCACCGAATACAGCTGGATATACTACGCCGTATCAATCCAGATAATCCCTATAAATTCACCCCATTAATGAAATTAGTAACGTAATCTGACCAAGAAATAATAATGAAAAATGGAAACGAGAAAACGAAAATAGGAAAACGTGCGGCACGAGAAGAAGACAATATTGCGtcgcgcaggaggaggaggaagaggggcatGCTGATGAGATGGACGTGTCTGCGTGCCCTCGAGTCCCCGTCAACCGCCCCTGTGGGCCGCCGTTTTACCGTTCTGCCCCTCCGGCACCAGCGGCGCAGCCAGCCACCCGCTCTCTCCCCCGTCCGCACGCACTTTTAAATACGCCACCATGCCCCTCCTCCCCCGTCAGCCAGGCAGTCACACACAACACACGGCGCTCCCCTGAGCCCGAGTCTTCCTGAACGGCCTCCTCTGTTCGTCCAGCAGTTCAGAGTTTCAGACCTTGAGAGTTCACACACACACGCCGCGGCTTGATGGTGGGCGGCGCCATGGTGAGTCGACCGATCGATCCATGGCAGTTCTTGTTCCGTTGCTGTCGGTGTTGATCTGCCgggtcttgtgtgtgtgtgtgcaggaggACGGAGCGCGGGAGGTGGAGCGGTGGGAGGGGTACGTGGACTGGAGGAGCCGGCCGGCGGTGAAGGGCCGGCACGGCGGCATGGTCGCCGCCTCCTTCGTGCTGGGTAAGTAAACTcgactccctccctccctctctcgatCACGCAGCGATGCATGCTCCTCAACACCTTCTAGGCTCTTCCAGAACCCTCTCGGCCGAGCCGGGAGGCAGACAGAGGGCGACGCAGGGGACCGACCGGAGCGGGAAAGGAGACGGAGCACAAGCGGGAATAGGATACCCCCTGGCCCCTGCATATCTGCGCCGCGGGCATGCATCAAGCATCATGGACTCATGGTCCATCCTCCCCTCCGCTCCCCGCCGGCCATCTCTTTCTCAACCCTGAAAGCCACCGCACGCACCTTCCCTTTCGTCCCCTTCCTTTCTTGATCGGACCTGCGCCCTTTCCCTATCTGATCTGCCCGCTTTCGGGCATGTAGTGCTCCATAGCCTTCCCTCTCCGCCGCCCCACCTGATCCCTCCCTTCTTGCTGGGGCTCCATCTATTTCCATTTCCCTCACCtccctttcctcctcctcctcccctgatTTCTTGCTTTCGCAGGCCGTGCGTTTCCATCCGTTTCCCGGGTTCGTGCAACTTGGGCAGGAATTGGGCACCTTTACCTGCCGCCAAGTTGCATGCCAAGAGGGCAGACACAACTTGCGCCGAGCTACAGTTCATGGCGCTTTTGCACGAGCCTTCGAATCCAAGCTCTCCAATGCAACCGATGGCCCCAGTGCCGTCACTGTGCCGGGACggcgatctctctctccctccctctcccgccCGCCGTTCTAGAAGCCTCCCGTACGATGCGACCTGGTTCCGAGAAAGAAAACGAGCGGGCCCTCCATTGCCTCTCGCGTGTGTGGAGGAGAGGAGAAGCTAGCCGGCCTGTGAGCTAGAGTGGCCTCTGTTTCTCGCTTTGGTGGTTGAGGACGAAGCCATGATGGCGTCAAAAAGACTTTCCTATTATTTTTTTTGGCCTCGCTTTTTACCCGCCTGCCCGCCCGCCCCGAGCGGGACGCGGGCCGTCCGAAAACGGGCGCATTAAAAACTGGCACGAATCGCAAGGCGGTAACGGCGAGCAGATTGGCCGGCCCGCGCCGGGAAAGCCACCCATGTAATGCGGGCGTTATGTCAGTTATTACCGCACATGCTGCGGCTGCAGCTTACATATGCCAAttttgcgcgcgcgcgcgcgcgcacacacacacaaaatatcTTTGAACCAACTTGTGAATTGTTTTTCACCATACGTTCATATCTTTTCTTTCGCTCAGATTTGGTCTAGCTCCTTAACTGGTTGTAATCTAGTGGTTAATCTGAACAGGATCAAAAAGTATATGCAGCAGAGGTTATGATCGTTAATAACAGTATTGTTGCTGTGTGCGTGCAGTTGCGGAGGTGCTTGAGAACCTGGCGTTCCTGGCGAACGCGAGCAACCTGGTGACGTACCTGATGAAGTCCATGCACTACTCGCCGGCGCAGTCAGCCACCACGGTGACCAACTTCATGGGCACGGCCTTCCTGCTCGGCCTCTTCGGCGGCTTCCTCTCCGACGCCGTCTGCACCACCTACGCCGTCTACCTCATCAGCGCCTTCGTCGAGTTCATggtacgcacgcacgcacccccgcCGAAATATCTAAATTTTGCAGTAATACTTGTTGCCTGGCCGGTCCGTTTTTGCTGATGAATTcccatcatgcatgcatgcactgacAAGAAAACACTTGCGTAGGCTATAATAGACTCATCGTACGTGGTAGATCGACGTTTCTGGATATACGTAGATATTCCTACAATTAATATTGAGAAGAAAAAAACTCTTGTAGGCTATCTATCATAGATCATGGTGGTAGATCGACGTGTCCGGATATACGTAGATATAGTTAATATTGTCCTTATCATATCTCCGAGCTGGCAGATATACACCGGAATATTCTGTCCAGCTGTGCCGCCACGTCGCCGAATTGACTTTTCACTTTTCCTTTTTCGCCCTGGCCGGTTGTGTACACGTCGTACGACATGCATGTCTGACCGTTTAGCTAGACTAGAATCTCTCCGTAAGCTGCCGAAAGGATCGCACTAATAATCAATTAATAATGAAATGAAGCCATGATGGATGATGGATCCGAGCACTAAACACAAGCTACGTTGGAGAGGCGACACATGTCCGGAGATAACCACAGTGGCGAGCTTTAATAGCCGGTCACGTCAAATGATAACCCCGATTTTGATCCTCGACATGTGGTGCATGTGTTGCATATATAGGCGCACTTCACGGATCCGTTTGGTCTGGGATCTTCGCTGTTAAAATTATATAGAGACCCGGCCCTACACGGAGCGCCACAGATGGATCAACTGGAGCACGTAGTTTCCCTGCGATCTGGGTTAGTAGTGGTCAGGGGAAATGAGAGGCCAATGATTAATTGTAGCCATCAACTTTATTCGCATGGATGGGCAGGATCGATCAGATTGCCTGGGTCAAAGGGAACTACGTAGTGTGATAGTGTAGGAGTATTAGCTAATCACGTCCTTCGTACTGTGACAGCATGCACTAGGCTATATATACAATACGTCGAGGGCAGGCCGTGATGGGCTTGATTTGGCTTAGCCATGCCGGGATTAAATTGGTCGTGGTCTGGTGACGGCGAGGCAACAATACAATATCCATGTTGCGGTTTTCTCTTAGTCGCTGTGTTACTACGTCACCCCGAGACCCTGACCTGTGGGCCGTCAGGAGACTTTTCGCTACGACCGGCGTGTAAAAACGTGCGTCGTTTACTGGCGTGCGTGATGGATGCGGGTGTGTACGACGTAGAGGGTACAGGGACGTGAGTGGTGGACTGCGTGGGCAGGCGATGCAAGTGGAACATAACTGTGCTCGAGACAACGATTAGAACGGTCGCTATGCGCGGTCGTTTTGCATCAAGTAACCGTTCGACACAGGGCATGCTTCCATGGTCCAGTTGTGTCGACGCACATTTGGTTTGGTCTGTCCAATCATGATAGCAAGCAAAGCATGCAAAAGAAGCAGCTAAAGCCTTCGTTTCAAAGGACAAAAGACTCCATTGCTTACAGTGCCGAGCCAACTTTTCTAATGTTCTGTTAACCTACTTTGCCAAATTTATCACACGCACTTAATCACATAAGATTGCGACACAGGATCGCCACATCGTAAGCCTGCGATCTGAGACTGATGCAGTACGTAGTACTATGTGCAAAGAGCAAATCCTATTACCCTGTTCTGAAAAAAAACACTAACCAACTAATTTGGCGGCCGCAAGCGAACAAAGACGCCCACCCTGCGGCGCCACACTTTCCGATCACGTCGCCGTCGCGGGGCGCGGGCCCGTCCGAACAACCCCCCGGGGCGACAGGCAATCCGATTCCGTGGCGCCCGCCCGGTGTGTGCGCGCGATCTCGTTCTGGTGGCCGCCTGGCCAATCCGCCGCCGCCCTGACCGTCCCGTCAGGCACGCACCACTCGCCTGACCCGATCCCTGGGTTACTACCATCGATCGTACAAGATCTTCTTTGCCTTGCTTGTGTGCGCGATGATGCCACGACACGATTGGACTAATCCTTGGCCACCACCATATGCCAAAGCACTTGCGGGTCTCTGAGCCGTGGCATCTGTCCGTCTACACCCGTTGGAccctttttgttgttgttgttgttgttggaaatGGAATCAGCCGATCGATAGCCAAGAGAATGGGCATGGCCGCATGGGGCATGGGCCGGTAGGAGAGATAGGCGGGCACGCGATCCTTCGTGACCTCACTGTCTCACGTATCAAGCATCTGCTTATCTTGACCTCGCTTAATCGAAGCGTAGTTAGTTGTAGCCCACTGCACGGGCACAAGCTAGGACTAGAGTCAGGAGATACATACAATAAACAAACAAACACTAGGTGTAGATTATCTAGCCATAATTTTGTCACTGGCGACCCGCGAGGGCAAGTTGACCCGCCGGGTGTTCGTGGACGGATTTCAGGAGAGCCCTCTTGAGCAGCGCACCCCAACGGCCCGGCCGGGCAACGACAAGATCGTTGCGGCACCGGCCAGGCGCAAGTTGCCGCGCGCGCCAACCACGTTGTTGGCCGGCGTATCGATCATCGCTGGGCGTGGGTGGGGCTGGCTAACCGACGCGCACGTAGCGTATCATCGGACGCCCGTGCTGGCCTCTCTCGTATCGGTGTCAGTCACATACGTACATGGCCGGAAGGCCCGGTGCGGGGGGACCCCAGCCTCCTCCTCGTCCGGTGATGGCCGGGGGGTACCTGGAGGGTGGTGGTGGTTTGGCCGGAGGGTCGGGCCGGGACCAAACGGAGAGAGCGACcgtacgtgcgtgcgtgcgtgccgcGTCGGCCCTCGTCTCCGGAACTCTGGAGTTTGGTGCTCTCTACTACCAGACCCCGGATGGAGCACTTGTTGGCGTACGGTCCATGATTCATGCCTGCACGAAAGGAACCCAGAGGGGAGCATGTGGGTGGCTGCCATCAAATTACCTCTCCAGTTGCCACTTGTTTGGTGCTGTGATGGGCTAATTATAACCAGTTGACCATCTACCGTACTCCTCGTAGTGGTACTAACTATACTAAGTAGTCAAGCAGATCGCATGTCCAAAGCAACAAGTAGTCGGGCACGTACGCCTGGGCTAGCTGCACCTGTTGCATCACACGTACGCTGGCCGCTTGCTTCTGCTTGCTTTCCGACCTCAAGATCCACAACGATCACATGCTCGCTGTTTGACCATACAAAGTCAGCCTCCCAATCCTTCGGAAACCAAGCATTGCTGTCCTCCCTTTGGCCATGCATTTTTTGTAGTCAACGCTGACCAACGCAAAGCAAATATTTTGGACAACAACTCAACGGGATGGCGCACAGCCCCATCACCGGTCAAACAGCAGTGGGTCGGTGTCGTCTCCTCCGCTTTGTAATCGAGCTCACGGACCATGCCCAAAGCGACCTAGCGCACGGGCGGCCGCCCGGCCGGCCACAAGTAGCACGGCGCCCACTTGCCTGCTCCCTGTGGAACTTTATCACTTTCTATTACTCGATGCAAGTTTTTGCCAAATCTTTCGACTTGATAACCTCATATGTTAACTGCAACTAGTTCTCCATCTAATCATGTCGTAGCAATGCAACTATGCATAAAATGTATTTTTTGAGAAGAATGCAATTATCCcacgcaaaaaaagaagaagagaagaacaTAATTatgcaagttttttttttttgagggcatGCAATTATGCAAGCAGTGTCTGTACTCTGTATTAGTGGTACATTTTTTTTGAGACAACgtcttttttttctcgaatacgcacgagtgtgcgtacttTACTATAAAGAAGGAATGGGTAAAGAGCCCCTCCACGCCAGTGTTTACTGTAACACACGACACCACTACTACTTCTACCTCAATTACGTACTAATTCGTTGCGCTAACCCACGTTTCCACCTCTTTTGAGACAATGTAGTAGTACTTCATCTTCATGTGACCGATGTTTTTTCGGATTAGCGAATGGCAGCGAAATGCTAGTATTTTGGGTCAGGCCCGGAACGTATGGGCCAATGGCCTACACCAAGATATCAAGCATATTTGTTTGGACAAGCCCacttaattttacactagaaaattttcattccgtttggtgCATTTCTGAGTGCAATTGAAAGCTGATGTTTGAATGTTTGCGATGGCGCGCAGGGTTTGGTGGTCCTGACGATCCAGGCGCGGTCACCGTCGCTGATGCCACCGGAGTGTACCAAGGCTGCTGGCGCGCTGCCGTGCGAGCCGGTGTCTGGGGGTAAGAAGGCGATGCTGTTCGTGGGGCTGTACCTGACGGCTCTGGGCATCGGCGGCATCAAGGGCTCCCTGCCGTCGCACGGCGCGGAGCAGTTCGACGAGCACACGCCGCGGGGCCGCAAGGGCCGCTCCACCTTCTTCAACTACTACGTGTTCTGCCTCTCCTGCGGCGCGCTCATCGCCGTCACCTTCGCCGTGTGGGTGGAGGACAACAAGGGGTGGCAGTGGGGGTTCGGCATCTCCACCATCGCCATCCTGCTCTCCATCCCGGTCTTCGCCGCCGGCTCCAAGTTCTACCGCAGCAAGGTGCCCACGGGCAGCCCGCTGGTCACCATCGGCAAGGTCCTGCTCGCGGCCGCGTCCGCGCGCCGCGGGGGCACGCAGAGCGCCAGCAACGGCGCCGTCATCGACCGCGCGCCCAGCCCCACGGGGAGCACCGACATGAAGGAGTACTGCAAGCCCGGGAGCACATGCGCCGCCGACGAGGTGACGGAGCCGTCCCAGGAGCTGAGCGGCCTGAACCGAGCGGTGCAGTGCCAGCCGCGGCACAGGACCCTGGCGTGCACGGTGCAGGAGGTGGAGGACGTCAAGATCGTGCTCATGGTGCTCCCCATCTTCCTCTCCACCATCATGCTCAACTGCTGCCTGGCCCAGCTCTCGACCTTCTCCGTGGAGCAGGCGGCCACGATGAACACCCACGTCGGGGGCCTGAAGGTGCCGCCGGCGTCTCTACCGGTGTTCCCCGTCACGTTCATCATACTCCTGGCGCCCATCTACGACCACATCATCGTCCCGTTCGCGCGGCGGGTAACCGGGACGGAGATGGGCATCACCCACCTCCAGCGCATCGGCACCGGGCTGGTCCTCTCCATCGTGGCCATGGCGGTGGCCGCCGTCGTCGAGGTGAAGCGCAAGAACGTGGCCACCGACGCCGGCATGATGGACTCCACGGCGCCGCTGCCCATCACCTTCTTCTGGATCGCGTTCCAGTACCTGTTCCTGGGGTCCGCGGACCTGTTCACGCTGGCGGGCCTGCTGGAGTTCTTCTTCAGCGAGGCGCCGCCGCGGATGCGGTCGCTGGCGACGTCGCTGTCGTGGGCGTCGCTGGCGCTGGGGTACTACCTGAGCTCCGTGCTGGTGACGGTGGTGAACAGCGCGACGGGGCGCGGCGGGCACCGGGCGTGGCTGGAGGGGGCGAGCCTGAACCACTACCACCTCGAGCGGTTCTACTGGCTCATGTGCGTGCTCAGCGCGCTCAACTACGTCTTCTTCTTGGTGCTGGCCATCCGGTAC
Protein-coding regions in this window:
- the LOC123166326 gene encoding protein NRT1/ PTR FAMILY 4.6; the protein is MVGGAMEDGAREVERWEGYVDWRSRPAVKGRHGGMVAASFVLVAEVLENLAFLANASNLVTYLMKSMHYSPAQSATTVTNFMGTAFLLGLFGGFLSDAVCTTYAVYLISAFVEFMGLVVLTIQARSPSLMPPECTKAAGALPCEPVSGGKKAMLFVGLYLTALGIGGIKGSLPSHGAEQFDEHTPRGRKGRSTFFNYYVFCLSCGALIAVTFAVWVEDNKGWQWGFGISTIAILLSIPVFAAGSKFYRSKVPTGSPLVTIGKVLLAAASARRGGTQSASNGAVIDRAPSPTGSTDMKEYCKPGSTCAADEVTEPSQELSGLNRAVQCQPRHRTLACTVQEVEDVKIVLMVLPIFLSTIMLNCCLAQLSTFSVEQAATMNTHVGGLKVPPASLPVFPVTFIILLAPIYDHIIVPFARRVTGTEMGITHLQRIGTGLVLSIVAMAVAAVVEVKRKNVATDAGMMDSTAPLPITFFWIAFQYLFLGSADLFTLAGLLEFFFSEAPPRMRSLATSLSWASLALGYYLSSVLVTVVNSATGRGGHRAWLEGASLNHYHLERFYWLMCVLSALNYVFFLVLAIRYKYRNAGVIKG